A single window of Onychostoma macrolepis isolate SWU-2019 chromosome 16, ASM1243209v1, whole genome shotgun sequence DNA harbors:
- the akirin1 gene encoding akirin-1: MACGATLKRSMEFEALLSPQSPKRRRCNPLPGTPTTPSPQRCSLRPSTESSAHSMSPQSMGGEHRLTPEQIFQNIRQEYSRYQRRRQLEGAFNQTEPCSSTDIQSSSPALTSPSSPTGASSLKKDQPLFTLRQVGYLCERLIKDHEEKMREEYEQILNTKLAEQYESFVKFTQDQIMRRYGARPASYVS, from the exons ATGGCTTGTGGCGCGACGTTGAAGCGATCTATGGAGTTTGAGGCCCTTCTCAGCCCGCAGTCCCCCAAGCGGAGGAGGTGCAATCCTCTACCGGGGACTCCGACTACTCCTTCCCCGCAGAGGTGCAGTCTTCGCCCGTCAACAGAGAGCTCGGCACACTCGATGTCACCCCAGTCTATGGGTGGAGAACACAGGCTAACTCCAG AGCAGATCTTCCAGAACATTCGTCAGGAGTACAGCCGCTATCAGAGACGACGGCAGTTGGAAGGGGCCTTCAACCAGACTGAGCCCTGCAGCTCCACTGACATCCAGAGCTCCAGTCCCGCCCTCACCTCCCCCAGCTCTCCCACAG gtgccTCATCATTGAAGAAGGATCAGCCACTGTTCACACTGAGGCAGGTTGGCTATTTGTGCGAGCGCCTTATCAAAGATCATGAGGAAAAGATGCGCGAAGAGTACGAACAGATACTGAACACAAAGCTTGCAG AACAATATGAGTCCTTTGTGAAATTCACACAGGATCAGATTATGCGAAGATATGGCGCCAGGCCTGCAAGCT ATGTGTCTTGA